A single Vigna radiata var. radiata cultivar VC1973A chromosome 8, Vradiata_ver6, whole genome shotgun sequence DNA region contains:
- the LOC106771851 gene encoding leghemoglobin-2 (The sequence of the model RefSeq protein was modified relative to this genomic sequence to represent the inferred CDS: added 41 bases not found in genome assembly), with protein sequence MVAFSDKQEALVNGAYEAFKADIPKYSVVFYTSILEKAPAAKNLFSFLANGVDPSNPKLTAHAEKLFGLVRDSAAQLKASGAVVADAALGAVHSQKAVNDAQFLVVKEALVKTLKEAVGAKWSDELSGAVEVAYDELAAAIKKAY encoded by the exons CGCATATGAAGCATTCAAGGCAGACATTCCTAAATACAGTGTTGTCTTCTACACCTC aATACTGGAGAAAGCACCAGCAGCAAagaacttgttttcttttctagCTAACGGAGTTGATCCCAGTAATCCTAAGCTCACCGCTCATGCTGAAAAGCTTTTTGGATTG gtGCGTGATTCGGCTGCACAACTTAAAGCAAGTGGAGCAGTCGTGGCTGATGCTGCACTTGGTGCTGTCCACTCTCAGAAAGCAGTCAATGATGCTCAGTTTCTG GTGGTAAAAGAAGCTTTGGTGAAAACATTGAAAGAAGCTGTCGGAGCCAAATGGAGCGATGAGCTGAGCGGTGCTGTGGAAGTAGCTTACGATGAATTGGCAGCAGCTATCAAAAAGGCATATTAG
- the LOC106770606 gene encoding leghemoglobin-1-like, which yields MCSVRDSAAQLKASGAVVADAALGAVHSQKAVNNAKFRVVKEALVETLKEAVGAKWSYELSRAVEVAYDELATAIKMAY from the exons ATGTGTAGT gtGCGTGATTCGGCTGCACAACTTAAAGCAAGTGGAGCAGTCGTCGCTGATGCTGCACTTGGTGCTGTCCACTCTCAGAAAGCAGTCAACAATGCTAAGTTTCGG GTGGTAAAAGAAGCTTTGGTGGAAACATTGAAGGAAGCTGTTGGAGCCAAATGGAGCTATGAACTCAGCCGTGCTGTGGAAGTAGCTTACGATGAATTGGCAACAGCTA
- the LOC106771420 gene encoding leghemoglobin-like, whose amino-acid sequence MGGFTEKQEELVNSSWEVFKGNLSQNSVTFFKLVLEKEPGAKDMFSFLANGVDPNNPKMAAHAEKLFGTVRDAAVQLKTKGEVVAEPKLGSVHTEKKVTDPQFAVIKEALLKTIKEAVGDKWNQELNDAWEQAYNAMAAAIKKAMA is encoded by the exons ATGGGCGGTTTCACTGAGAAACAAGAGGAATTGGTTAATAGCTCATGGGAGGTATTCAAGGGAAACCTTTCTCAAAATAGCGTTACGTTCTTCAAATT GGTATTGGAGAAGGAACCAGGAGCAAAGGACATGTTCTCATTTCTAGCTAATGGAGTAGATCCCAATAATCCTAAGATGGCTGCCCATGCTGAAAAGCTTTTTGGAACG GTACGAGACGCAGCTGTTCAACTTAAAACAAAGGGAGAAGTGGTGGCCGAACCCAAACTTGGTTCTGTCCATACTGAAAAAAAAGTCACCGATCCTCAATTTGCG GTGATTAAAGAAGCACTGCTGAAAACAATAAAGGAAGCAGTTGGAGACAAATGGAACCAAGAACTGAACGATGCATGGGAACAAGCCTACAATGCTATGGCAGCAGCAATTAAGAAGGCAATGGCTTAG
- the LOC106770605 gene encoding integrator complex subunit 3: MAAMKITLTPPLEAENALETSLREAFQSQKAFLRPPFSLAIPSPDQYTLLNRAILHGVLTEPQFAKTHIKHLHAIVTDGYATFVTLLLGLVNHLYPKLLASVKTQLLWLTDQTVCVLGIGYDAVLVSLLRQIVGADCSDGNLWLCSKLVTLFLEQWDRLLEDSPHVLSCALYTFLRVLTDHCRGGSVEKLETLKRLEIHLCVKIMREEFHLCLKIGRDFIRLLQDLVHVPEFRAMLKDIVFNPCVFNVVGFQFKDVSQIYSSRTSSRYSLLRISPDMETQLRFLLTSIKLGHQKRHQVWFAKKFLSEPDKEFVIIDIVRFICCAHHPPNEIIQSDIVPRWALIGWLLTSCRRNDVVANVKLALFYDWLFFDERVDTIMNIEPAILLMVHSIPKYVDITHALLEFLLHLVDSYDVERKSVLVKGVSSAFQLLVRKGVIRSLDVLISCPVIHPALKERLKRLLACGKLESS, translated from the coding sequence ATGGCGGCGATGAAGATAACACTGACTCCACCTTTGGAAGCAGAAAACGCATTAGAAACGTCGCTGAGGGAAGCTTTTCAGTCTCAGAAAGCATTTCTGAGACCCCCTTTCTCCTTAGCCATTCCAAGCCCCGATCAATACACCCTCCTCAACCGCGCCATCCTTCACGGCGTTTTAACGGAACCCCAATTCGCCAAAACCCACATCAAACACTTGCACGCCATCGTCACCGACGGCTACGCCACCTTCGTCACCCTCCTCCTCGGCCTCGTCAACCACCTTTACCCCAAACTCCTCGCATCCGTCAAAACGCAGCTACTCTGGCTCACCGATCAAACGGTGTGCGTTTTGGGCATCGGCTACGACGCCGTTTTGGTCTCCCTTTTGCGCCAAATCGTCGGTGCCGATTGCAGCGATGGAAACTTGTGGCTCTGCTCCAAGTTGGTCACCCTCTTTCTGGAACAGTGGGACCGCTTATTGGAAGACTCGCCCCACGTTTTGTCGTGCGCTTTGTACACATTTCTTAGGGTTTTAACGGATCATTGTAGGGGTGGTAGCGTTGAAAAGTTGGAGACTTTGAAGCGGTTGGAGATTCATCTGTGCGTGAAGATAATGAGAGAAGAGTTTCACTTGTGTTTGAAAATTGGGAGGGATTTTATTCGCCTGTTGCAGGATTTGGTTCATGTTCCGGAGTTTAGGGCTATGTTGAAAGACATTGTGTTTAATCCGTGTGTGTTTAATGTTGTGGGGTTTCAGTTTAAGGATGTTTCTCAGATTTACTCGAGCAGGACTTCAAGCAGGTATTCTCTGCTGAGGATCAGTCCTGACATGGAGACCCAATTGAGGTTTTTGCTTACAAGCATAAAGTTGGGGCATCAGAAGAGACATCAGGTTTGgtttgctaagaagtttttgAGTGAACCTGATAAAGAGTTTGTTATAATTGATATTGTGAGGTTCATATGCTGTGCGCACCACCCTCCAAATGAGATAATTCAGTCTGATATCGTTCCTAGGTGGGCGCTTATTGGTTGGCTTTTGACCTCTTGTAGGAGGAACGATGTTGTGGCTAATGTGAAACTGGCTTTGTTTTATGACTGGCTCTTTTTTGATGAAAGGGTGGATACCATTATGAACATTGAGCCTGCGATTCTGCTCATGGTGCATTCTATTCCAAAGTATGTTGACATCACTCATGCTCTTCTTGAGTTCTTATTGCATCTTGTGGACAGTTATGATGTAGAAAGGAAGAGTGTGTTGGTTAAAGGTGTGTCATCGGCTTTTCAGTTGCTTGTGCGCAAAGGTGTGATTCGGTCACTTGATGTCTTGATCTCTTGTCCTGTAATTCACCCTGCTTTGAAAGAGAGGTTGAAAAGGTTATTAGCATGTGGAAAGCTTGAAAGCTCTTGA